A single genomic interval of Danio aesculapii chromosome 5, fDanAes4.1, whole genome shotgun sequence harbors:
- the gabarapa gene encoding GABA(A) receptor-associated protein a — MKFMYKEEHPFEKRRSEGEKIRKKYPDRVPVIVEKAPKARIGDLDKKKYLVPSDLTVGQFYFLIRKRIHLRAEDALFFFVNNVIPPTSATMGLLYQEHHEEDFFLYIAYSDESVYGDVLRDV; from the exons ATGAAGTTTATGTACAAAGAAGAGCATCCCTTTGAGAAGCGACGGTCCGAGGGGGAGAAAATCAGAAAGAAGTACCCGGACAGAGTGCCT GTTATTGTCGAAAAAGCTCCCAAAGCCAGAATAGGAGATCTGGACAAGAAGAAATACCTCGTCCCGTCTGATCTCACAG tTGGGCAGTTCTACTTCCTTATTCGAAAAAGGATCCACTTGAGGGCTGAAGATGCCCTGTTCTTTTTTGTCAACAATGTCATTCCTCCCACATCAGCCACTATGGGACTGCTCTACCAG GAGCATCACGAAGAAGACTTTTTCCTTTACATTGCCTACAGTGATGAAAGCGTGTATGGGGACGTTTTGAGAGACGTGTAA